The genomic DNA GCGCCGGACCACGCTCGCTTCTTCTTTCACTATGTGCCAACGGTAGTTATCATCAATCGTATAACCATAGTTCGGTCTTTTCTGATGGATAATACCCCGCTTGGCCATACTGCGGATGCCCCAAGCCGAGGATCTACCCATGCTAATACTTTCCTCTTGTGCAATGCTTCCGAAAATGGATAACATAAGGTCTGCTTGAGGGTCCGAAGTCCATATATTTTCACGTTCAAAGTAGATGTAGGTTGGATTAGGAAGCTGACGAAGATATCTCGTGATTTCCAATGTATCTTGAATATCTCGGCTTAGTCTGGAAACGGACTTAACCAAAATAACGTCAATTCGCCCACGCTCACATTCTTGAATGAGCCGATTCAATTCATCCCGATTTTTCATTGAACGCCCCGATATTCCCTCGTCTGCATAGATGCCTGCAAATTGATAGTTTGGGTTTTTCCAAATCAAATAAGTATAGTATGCGACCTGTGTTTTCAGGCTTGATTGCTGCTCTAAACGGTCAGTTGAAACACGGCAATAAGCTGCTGTTCGCAACGGTTCTATAGTATTTAGTTGGGAAGAAGGTTGTTTATTCACCCCCTCCATCGATGCTTCAATCGTCTGCAATATCGCTTTACTGTTGTTGGGTTCAATCTTCTGTACTTCTCTTTTTGGAATCGATGCTTTCTTTTGTTCCTTTTCCTTAATAAGCAAATCGCCTTTCTCATTCAGTATTTTCAATTCAGAAGTCACCTCCTTTGTTCTTTGGCTTTCTTCAGTCGGTGATGAGTCTATATCTTTTATTAATGGTGAGCCTATGGTCGTCACCGTTCCATCCAACCATTTCACCTCATAGTCTGTTTCAGTAGTTACCGATGCGTTTAAAATCCATGCTCTCAAATGTTCTAGAGTAACTTGTTCGTAAAAAGTCTCCATATTCTGAATGGAATCCAACCATCGAATGGTACTGGTCCGATAAGATCGTCCTTCTTCTATGCTTTCAATATGCACTTCAAATGCACGATACGCTTCTTCTTTTTCCTTCAGCTCTTCATCGGTATCCGTAGTTCGAGCCATCTCCATTTCCGTCAGCCACTTTAACCGATGGAACTCGAAATGGTCTTGTTGATTGGCAACGGTCAGGATTTTCTTTAAAGCACCGATTTGAACATTTTCATCTTTCAAGAACTTTTTCTCAAAAGCCTTTAGCATCATGGTTTGTAATTGATGTTCTTGTAATTCTGGTCCCTCGCAAACACCAGCTTTTCTTGCATTACACCGCCAGATATTACCGATCTTCCTTTTATGAACTCTTATAAGTTTTCCACAATGCTGGCAGATGATTTGTTTCTGAAAAGCATGTGGTTCTGTGGGAGTAGGTCGCTTACGTGGAGATTTATGGTCCAAACTAAACTTTTCCTGAGCCCGATCAAAGACATCAATACTGATAATGGCTGGATGGGTATTTTCAATCGTAATGGGGTCATCCTTGTTAATCGTTTTTTTCTTGGTAAACAAATCAATAGAATGAAGTCTGGCAACCTTATTACCGGTATAGGTAGGATTCTGCAACATATATTTAACACTTTTTGTCCTCCACACTTT from Robertmurraya sp. FSL R5-0851 includes the following:
- a CDS encoding recombinase family protein; translation: MDEIQKGMWVRTLWDPVKAREESPLIGNHEVKVAAYCRVSTDLEKQLHSLENQVQHYTHLIRSKPNWKFVGVYFDNGTSGGNANKQKGLQRLIRHCHEGRVDFILTKNVSRFTRNAEHLITIVEELKAKGVGVYFEEQKVDTSVEYNQFLLSTYAALAQEEIETISASVKWGYEKSLQKGKPKFVATYGYRKITKDGQPTLEINEEQAGVVRLIYDWYLQDWSIQDIVRELIRLEIPTMKGGKVWRTKSVKYMLQNPTYTGNKVARLHSIDLFTKKKTINKDDPITIENTHPAIISIDVFDRAQEKFSLDHKSPRKRPTPTEPHAFQKQIICQHCGKLIRVHKRKIGNIWRCNARKAGVCEGPELQEHQLQTMMLKAFEKKFLKDENVQIGALKKILTVANQQDHFEFHRLKWLTEMEMARTTDTDEELKEKEEAYRAFEVHIESIEEGRSYRTSTIRWLDSIQNMETFYEQVTLEHLRAWILNASVTTETDYEVKWLDGTVTTIGSPLIKDIDSSPTEESQRTKEVTSELKILNEKGDLLIKEKEQKKASIPKREVQKIEPNNSKAILQTIEASMEGVNKQPSSQLNTIEPLRTAAYCRVSTDRLEQQSSLKTQVAYYTYLIWKNPNYQFAGIYADEGISGRSMKNRDELNRLIQECERGRIDVILVKSVSRLSRDIQDTLEITRYLRQLPNPTYIYFERENIWTSDPQADLMLSIFGSIAQEESISMGRSSAWGIRSMAKRGIIHQKRPNYGYTIDDNYRWHIVKEEASVVRRIFREVRKGVTVSQIAVDLSEKKLPSPTGNLTWGVRTITNILRNVVYKGDILFQQTVSLQNGQKKIVPNEGQEPQYYIEQHHEPIISKKKWEEVQRILDERAEEVKKKRSAPLPEINENKNETFLGKMNCGECSKQVVHYVKKRPKKDGDYYQHFWVCYRAGYPHYHVHDPCDSMAFKQDYYEQHFRHLLTNIYEDSTFYQKAEQAIEQLDLSPEEKVKETHLEQEVNVLNQELYEVVDESLHGQGRDTERVDQLTEKLCAMYESLAAFRVGRRKRKKNEKHSSVL